Proteins encoded by one window of Candidatus Nitrosocosmicus hydrocola:
- a CDS encoding alpha/beta hydrolase, with product MSELVFRHRFITSPTTKPNTKKQDKDQLGGEIKDHMIEPLTLLLLHGTGGNEDDLIPIGQKICPSASLLSPRGKVLENGMPRFFKRLSEGVFDMEDLKYRTTELADFLKEASKVYSFDLSKTIAVGFSNGANIATSVLISYPKLLAGAILFRAMVPFVPDSSLDLTEKKVFLSAGRFDPMVSENQTMDLFEILKKNKAQVLLKWQQSGHNLIEADIIDSKYWITENFY from the coding sequence GTTTTTAGACATCGTTTCATCACCTCTCCAACCACGAAACCCAATACAAAAAAGCAAGATAAAGATCAATTAGGAGGCGAAATCAAAGACCACATGATAGAGCCATTGACCTTACTATTGCTTCATGGTACAGGTGGAAATGAAGATGATTTGATACCAATTGGTCAGAAGATATGTCCTTCAGCTTCCCTATTAAGTCCTAGAGGAAAAGTATTGGAAAATGGTATGCCTAGGTTTTTTAAAAGATTATCCGAAGGAGTATTTGACATGGAGGATTTGAAGTATAGGACTACAGAATTGGCTGATTTTTTAAAAGAGGCATCAAAAGTTTATAGTTTTGATTTAAGTAAAACAATTGCGGTAGGATTTTCTAATGGTGCAAATATTGCTACCAGTGTTCTTATTTCTTATCCGAAATTACTAGCAGGAGCAATCCTTTTTAGAGCAATGGTTCCTTTCGTTCCAGACAGCTCTCTTGACTTAACGGAGAAAAAGGTGTTTTTGTCCGCTGGTAGATTTGACCCCATGGTATCTGAGAACCAAACAATGGATCTATTTGAAATACTAAAGAAAAATAAAGCACAGGTTTTACTAAAATGGCAACAATCAGGACATAACCTTATAGAAGCAGATATAATCGATTCTAAATATTGGATAACTGAAAACTTTTATTAA